A region of the Halostella limicola genome:
AATCGAGCGTACGACCGTGCCGACGACCAACCGCGGCTACTACGCCGTCGTCGAGGCGACCGTCGCCGCCTCCCGCCTCGGCGTCGACGCCTACGACGCCGACGCCCTGCGGGACCGCCTCGCGTACTTCGAGGAGGTGGTCGAGACCTGCGGCGGCGAGCGCGAGCGCGCCGCCATCCGGCGCGTGACGGAACTGTCCGAGTGGAAATCGCAGAACGAATCATTTTAGGGCCAGTCCGGGTAAGGGTTCGGTATGCCGATCAAACCCGACTACGTCAAGAAGACCGGGAACATCCTCCTGGAGCGGTACCCGGACGCGTTCAACGAAGACTTCGAGCAGAACAAAAAGAGCGTGCAGGAGCTCACGAACATCGAGGCCAAGGGCGTTCGCAACCGCATCGCCGGCTGGGTCACGCGGAAGGAAAGCGGCACGGTCGAGGCGTAAGGTCGCGTCGTTCTCCGCGAACGTAGCGCCGACCAGCCGCTGCGCTCGGCAACTCTGCGGCCGCGCACCGTCTCGCTGCTCCCCCACGCGAGCCGACTGCCTCTCCGGGAGCTCTCGGGCGGATACCGACGATCGTTCGGTACGGAATCGCCAGCAAAAGGTGGCCTGATCCAAATGGTTTTGCGTCGTCGCTGTCGTAGGTACGCCAATGTCTGTATCCGTAGGCGTTCTCGGCGCGACCGGCGCGGTCGGTCAGCGCCTCATCCAACTGCTCGACCCGCACCCCGACTTCGAGATCGCGGCGCTCACCGCGAGCGAAAGCTCCGCCGGGCGAACGTACCGCGACGCCGCCAAGTGGCGCGTCGACAGCCCCATCCCCGAGGGGGCCGCCGACATCACCGTCGGCGCGACGGAGCCCGACTCGGTACCGGACGACGTCGACCTGCTGTTCTCCTCTCTCCCCTCCAGCGTCGGCGAACAGGTCGAACCGGCGTTCGCCGAGGCGGGCTACGTCGTCTCCTCGAACTCCTCGAACGCGCGGCTAGCCGACGACGTGCCGCTCGTCATCCCCGAGGTGAACCACGACCACCTCGACCTGATCGAGGTCCAGCGCGACGAGCGCGGCTGGGACGGCGCGCTCATCAAGAACCCGAACTGCTCGACGATCACGATGGTGCCGACGCTGGCCGCGCTCGATCAGTTCGGCCTGGAGAAGGTCACCGTCTCCACCCTACAGGCCGTCTCCGGCGCGGGTTACGACGGCGTCACCTCGATGGAGATCATCGACAACGTCCTCCCGCACATCGGCGGCGAGGAAGAGAAGATGGAGACCGAGTCGCGCAAGCTGCTGGGCGAGTTCGACGGCGCGGAGGTCTCGTGGCACGGAATGGACGTCGCCGCCTCGTGCAACCGCGTCCCGACGCTCGACGGCCACCTCGAAAACGTCTGGGCCGAGACGAAGGAGGACGTCTCGGCCGCGGACGCCGAGGACGCGTTCCGCGAGATGCCCGGCCTCGACCTCCACTCCTCGCCGGAGAACCTCATCCGCGTCTTCGATGACCCGAGCCGCCCCCAGCCCCGCCTCGACCGCAACATCGACGGCGGCCAGGGGATCGCGGCCGGGCCGGTTCAGGAGACCAGCGACGGCATCCAGTACGACTGCCTCGCTCACAACACCATCCGCGGCGCCGCCGGCGCGAGCGTGCTGAACGGGGAACTGCTGAGCGAACAAGGTTACCTCTGAAAGCCCTCGCGAGCGCTTGGCAGCGCTCGCTTCGCCCTTTCAATGTCCGCCAACGAGCGCCTCCGGCGCTCGTTCCAGGTCCGCAAGTTTGCGCGAGTCCTCGTGGTCGCGAGGACACGCTTTGAGTGCCTGCCCTTCCCCGTACGCTGGCGATGAAACGCCAGCGTGGCCAGTTGGTGAAGTCGGTTTCGAACGCCCTCTTCCTCTGGATCGCCTGGCGAGAGTAGCTACTCGTCGTGGTACACCCGCGCTTCCCACGGCCGCAGGTCGATCTCCGCGGGGTCGGGGTCCGACACGCCGTAGTTGGCGACGAGGAGTTCGAGCCCCTCCCGGTCGACGCCGTCCGGGAGTTCGAAGGTGCCGCTGCGCCCGATGAAGTCGATCACGACCAGGATCCGCTCGCCGTCGAGCGAGCGCACGTAGGCGAACACGTCCTCGTTCTCGGCCGCGATCTGGCTGTAATCCCCGTAGATGATGGCGTCGTGTTCGGCCCGCACGGCGATCAGGTCGCGGTAGTAGTGCCATACTGAGTCGGGGTCGCCGCGCGCGTCGGCGACGTTGATCTCGGGGTAATTGGGGTTGACCTTGATCCACGGCTCACCGTCGGTGAAGCCCGCGTTCTCCGCTGCGGTCCACTGGATCGGGGTCCGGGCGTTGTCTCGCGTCCAGTAGTTGACCTGGTCCGCGATGTCGTCGAACGAGTCGATCCGGCCGGTCTCGAGCGCGGTCTCGATCTCGTCGTGGGTCCAGACGTCGCGGTGTTCGTCAAGCGAGTCGAACGGGACGTTCGTCATCCCGATCTCGTCGCCCTGATAGAGGAAGGGGGTGCCGCCGAGGGTGAGCAGGAACGTCGCCAGCGCCTTCGCGGACTCGGTGCGGTACTCGCCGTCGTCGCCGAACCGGGAGACGATGCGGGGCTGGTCGTGGTTGCCGAGGTAGACGCTGTTCCACCCCTCGCCGAGGCCCGTCTGCCAGCGCGACATGATCCGCTTGAACTCGCGCAGGTCGAACTCGGTGCGCGCCCACGGGTCCTCCGGGTGTTGGTCGACGTGCATATGCTCGAACTGGAACACCATGTCGAGGCCGTCCTCCGTGGTGAGCTTCCGGGCGTCCTCGATCGTGACTCGCGGCGTCTCGCCGACCGTCATGACGTCGTAGTCCGACAGGACCTCCTCGTACATCTCGCGGATGAACTCGTGGGTGGTCTCGTGGGTCGCGAAGTGGTCGACGCCCCAGCGCGGCCCGTTCGGGTCCTCCGGGATGGGGTCGGGCTTGCCGATCAGGTTGATGACGTCCATCCGGAACCCGTCGATGCCCTTCTCCAGCCACCAGCGCATCATCTCGTGGACGTCCTCGCGGACGTCGGGGTTGCGCCAGTTCAGGTCCGGCTGCTTCGCGTCGAACAGGTGCAGGTAGTACTCCCCGCGCTCCTCGTCGTAGGCCCACGCGGAGTCGCCCCACAGCGACTCCCAGTCGTTCGGCGGCTCCTCGCGCCAGTAGTAGTAGTCCTCGTACTTCCCCTCGCGCCGGCGGGAGCGCTCGAACCACTCGTGCTCGTCGGAGGTGTGGTTGACGACGAGGTCCATGACCAGCCGGATGTCCCGCGCGTGGAGCGCGTCGCGCAGGCGCTCCCAGTCGGCCATCGTGCCGTAATCGTCGTGGATGGACCGGTAGTCGCGGATGTCGTAGCCGTTGTCCGCGAGCGGCGAGTCGTAGACGGGGGTCAACCAGACCACGTCGACGCCGAGCTCGTCGAGGTAGTCGACCCTCTCGGTGATCCCCGGCAGGTCCCCGATGCCGTCGCCGTCGCTGTCGTTGAAGCTCTGCGCGTAGAGCTGGTAGACGACCCCCTCCTTCCACCACTCCCGGTCGACGGCCATGGCACTCCCCTACGCCGTCGATCGGGTTATCGTTGGGGGTCGTCAGGGTCGGACGCGGCGAATCCGGGGGATCGGTCGCGCCCTCAGATCACGCGGTTCTCCAGGTCCTCGCCCGCGGCGTGGCGCTCGGCGTTGCCGGCGACCACGTCGGCCAACCGCTCGTAGTACTCGGGGGTGTGGCCGGCGTTGTGCGGGGTGATCTGGACGTTGCCCAGGTTCCACAGGTCGTGGTCCTCCGGGAGCGGTTCGGGGTCGGTGACGTCGAGCGACGCGCCGCGGATCCAGTTGCTCCGCAGGGCCGTCACCAGCGCGTCGGTGTCGACGACCGGCCCGCGGGCGACGTTGACGAGGACGGCGTTCGGCGGGAGCGTGACGAACTCCTCGCGGCCGACCAGCCCCCGCGTCTCGTCGGTCAGCGGGCAGGCGAGCACGAGGTAGTCGGTGCGGGCCGCGACCTCGCCGAGGTCGTCGAAGCCGACCACCTCGTCGGTCGGGCCGCCCTTCTCGGGGCTGTAGCGGACGCCGACCGTGTCGACGCCGAACGGCTCCAGCCGGTCGACGACGGACCGACCGATCGCGCCCATCCCGACGACCGTGACGGTGCTCCCCTGAAGCTCGTGCGCCTGGTAATGGCGCCACTCGCTGCGGCGCTGGCGGCGCCACCCCTCGTGGAACCGCCGGGCGAACGAGAGGACGGCGCCGAGGACGTGCTCGCCGATGTTCGGGCCGTGGACGCCCGAGGCGTTCGTCACGGCGACGCCGCGCTCCTCCAGCGCGTCGAGCGGCAGGTGGCCCGTCCCGGCGTAGGCGCAGGCGAACACCTCCAGCGCGTCGGCCCGCGCCAGCAGGTCCTCGTCGAGTTCCATCCCGGTGACGTACCGCGCGTCGCCGATCAGGTCCCGCTCCTCGTCGGGGGTGCGCGCGAGCGTCACGGTGGCGTCGGGGAGCCGCTCCCGGAGCGCGTCGGCGTACTGTTCGATCGGCGTGCCGTGGGTGCCCTTGCGCAGGACGAGCACTGCCGGTGCGTCGCTCATGGTCGAACCTCCTCGGGCGGCCGGTTAAATCGGTCGCGACGGGCAATCGCCGCTGGTTCTTCTCACCCCCCGTCCGGCCCCGTACGGTCCGATCACTCCCCTCGCGACGCCGGATCGGTCAGGACCGACTCGAACACCTTCCGCTGGGCGTTGCGGAGATGCTGGTGGAACGTGGCCGGCGCCACGTCGAGCGACGCAGCGACGTCCTCGCCGGCGCTCTCGCGGGGCCACTCGAAGAGCCCGGAGAACAGCGCGGCTTCGAGCGCGCTCCGCTGTCGTTCGGTCAGGTCCTCGTGGACGGTCTCGCCCGCCCGTATCCGAGCGTCGTCGGACGCCCGCACCTGCCGCCGGGAGAGCATCTCGGCCCCGGGATAGGTCTCCCGCACCGTGTCGATGACCCGCCGAACGTCGACGCTGTGGGGCAGCCGGAGCGAGAGGTGATAGTCGCTGCCCGCGAAGGTCGCCCGCTCGACGTAGCCGCCCTGGGCGGCGACAGCCGTCAGCACGGGCGGATCCGTGAGGCGGAGTTCGAAGCGGGTTTCGTCACCCTCGTCCGAGTCGACCAGCGTCACATCCTCCCAGTGGGGGAGTTCGGCGCCGACGGCCTCCAGCGTCTCGACGGCGTCGGCGGCCGCGGTTCCGAACACCAGGAAGTCGTCGTCGCCCAGCGGCACCGTCCTGTCGAGGTCGATCGCTCCCGCCGCGCGCACGTCGGCGTCGAGGCGGTCGAACACGTCCTCGACGCGGAACTCGACCTCGACGAGTTCGTCGCTCATCAGCGCCCGCTTGCGCTCGCCCGCGGCGATGGCGTGCCCGACGACCTCGCCGAGTTGGCTCACCACCTCGCACTCCGCCTCGTCGAAGGCGTCGCCGCGGTCGACGTACAGGCCGAGGACGCCGTACAGCGTTCCCTCGTTGACGATGGGGATCGCGGCGGACGCTCGGAAGCCGTACTCTCGGGCCTTCTCGCGCCACGGCTCGAACGACTCGTCCTCGAACGCGTTCCTGACGACCTGTACCTCCTGCGTCCGGACCGCCTTCCCCGTCGGGCCGCGTCCCGCCGGGTCGTCCGGGTCCGCGGAGAGCGTTACCTCGTCGGTGTACCCGCGGGTCGCCGCCTCCGCCCGTATCGTCACCGCGTCCGTCCGGGGGTCGACCTCGGCGATCCACGCGAACTCGTAGGTGTCCGCGGCAGCGAGCGATTCACAGACCGTCCGCTCGATCCCCTCCCGCGTCGACTGGTCCACGATCGCCTCGTTGATCCGCCTGACGACCGCGTTCAGGTCGTTCAGCACGGCCAGGCGCTCGCGCTGGCGTTCGAGTTCGCGCTCGCGCTCCCGCCGCTCGGTGACGTCCCGCCCGATCCCCGCGAGGACGGTGTCGCCGGTAGGGTCGTCGAACCGCGTGGCGGCGAACTCGTACGGGATGCGCTCGCCGGCGCTCGTCACCATGTCCGCCTCGACGCGGACGCTTCCCGTCTCGAACCCCTCGGCGATGGCCGAGGCGATCCGCTCCCGGTCGTCGCCCTCGAAGAACGCCGTCGCCGGCATCGACTCGATCTCGTGGTCGTCGTAGCCCGCCACGTCGACGGTGGAGCGGTTCCACCACTTGAGCGCCCCCGAATCGTCGATCACGTACAGCAGGTCGTCGACGGCGTCGATGAGGGCTTCCGGGTACCGAACGGGGTCCGTCTCGCCGCGCGGTTCGAACGGCGGACCGTCGTCGTTCGGCCGTGCGTCGTCCGGCCGCGCGTCGTCGCGTGGCTCGGCGTCCCGGTGCAGCCACCACACCCGCCCGCGCGCGCCGACCTTCTTCGATTCGATCTCGTCGCGTTCGGCGAGCCGTTCGAGTCGGTTGTACGCCGTGCGTCGAGAACAGTCGAGCGCGTCCGCGACCTCGCTCGTCGTCAGCGGTTCGCCTCCCGCGGCCGCGACCGCGCCGAGCGCCTCCTCCGCCGACTCCCGACCGTCATCCGGGGTCATGGGGGACGCAACGGACTCGCGCTTGTAAGGGTTCCGTTGACGGAAGTCGCCCCTGTGAGACGGCGTCGCAGACACCAACCTATCATCGGACGGTTTCTTTCGATCCGCTCCGCCGCTCCGGAGACCCAAATCACGTTGGGATATATCTTAACCCCTGCAGGGGTCTTCCTACGGTAACGACAATGAGCAGCCAGCCCGATTTCGCCGTCGTCCGCGGTCCCGAGTTCGAGAACGAATCGTCGGTCGACCCCTACGACGTGCTCGCCGACGAGCGCCGTCGCGCGGCGCTCTCGGAACTGTCCGACCGCGACGGCCCCGCGAGCCTGACCGAACTCGCTCACGCCGTCGCCGACCGGACCGAGGAAGGGGCCGCCTCCTCGCCCGGCGAGCCGGACGCCGTCGACCGGATCCGGATCTCGCTGCACCACCAGCACCTGCCGATGCTGGCCGACGCCGAACTGATCGCCTACGACGTCGACCGGAAGGTCGTCTACCCGACCGACCTCCCCGAGACGCTCGAATAGCGCCCGTCGTCCCCGACGAGCGCTCAGCGGCCCTCGAACTGCGGATCTTCCTTCTCGAAAAACGCCGCGTGACCGCGAGCGTAGTCCCCGGTGCTCGCCAGCGACGAGATGCTGTCCGTCTCGGCGGCGAGCTGTGCGGGGAGTTCCCGCGAGTAGCTCCTGTTGAGCAGGCGCTTCGTCGCGCCGTAGGCCCGCGTCGGACCGTCGGCGAGCGTCGCCGCCAGTTCCGCGAGCCGGTCGTCGAAGTCGCCGGCCGGGACGACCTCGGTCGCGAGGCCCATCGAGACGGCCTCCTCGGGAGGGATCGGCTCGTCGAGCAGGGCGATCTCTCGCGCCCGGCGGTGCCCCACGAGCCGCGGCAGGAAGTACGTCGACCCGCCGTCCCCGGAGAGCGCGATCTCGGGATAGGCGAACTCGAAGCGCGCCTCGTCGGCGACCAGCACCAGATCGGCCGCGAGCGCGAGGCCGAACCCGCCGCCGGCGGCGACGCCGTTCACCCCCGTCACCGTGGGCATCGGCGCGGCGGCGAGGTTCCGGACCGCGCCGTGGAGACGCGACGCCAGCCCCCGGAGGCGGCGGCCGTCCGAGGCGTCCCCCTCCAGCGTCGAGAGGTCGGCCCCGGTGTTGAACGCCGTCCCCTCGCCCGTGAGGACGAGACACCGCACGTCGTCGTCCTCGACGAGGTCCGCCGTGGCGTCGCGGAGCTCCGCGGCCATCTCCCGGTTCAGAGCGTTG
Encoded here:
- a CDS encoding 30S ribosomal protein S17e gives rise to the protein MPIKPDYVKKTGNILLERYPDAFNEDFEQNKKSVQELTNIEAKGVRNRIAGWVTRKESGTVEA
- the asd gene encoding aspartate-semialdehyde dehydrogenase, with the translated sequence MSVSVGVLGATGAVGQRLIQLLDPHPDFEIAALTASESSAGRTYRDAAKWRVDSPIPEGAADITVGATEPDSVPDDVDLLFSSLPSSVGEQVEPAFAEAGYVVSSNSSNARLADDVPLVIPEVNHDHLDLIEVQRDERGWDGALIKNPNCSTITMVPTLAALDQFGLEKVTVSTLQAVSGAGYDGVTSMEIIDNVLPHIGGEEEKMETESRKLLGEFDGAEVSWHGMDVAASCNRVPTLDGHLENVWAETKEDVSAADAEDAFREMPGLDLHSSPENLIRVFDDPSRPQPRLDRNIDGGQGIAAGPVQETSDGIQYDCLAHNTIRGAAGASVLNGELLSEQGYL
- a CDS encoding glycoside hydrolase family 13 protein, whose protein sequence is MAVDREWWKEGVVYQLYAQSFNDSDGDGIGDLPGITERVDYLDELGVDVVWLTPVYDSPLADNGYDIRDYRSIHDDYGTMADWERLRDALHARDIRLVMDLVVNHTSDEHEWFERSRRREGKYEDYYYWREEPPNDWESLWGDSAWAYDEERGEYYLHLFDAKQPDLNWRNPDVREDVHEMMRWWLEKGIDGFRMDVINLIGKPDPIPEDPNGPRWGVDHFATHETTHEFIREMYEEVLSDYDVMTVGETPRVTIEDARKLTTEDGLDMVFQFEHMHVDQHPEDPWARTEFDLREFKRIMSRWQTGLGEGWNSVYLGNHDQPRIVSRFGDDGEYRTESAKALATFLLTLGGTPFLYQGDEIGMTNVPFDSLDEHRDVWTHDEIETALETGRIDSFDDIADQVNYWTRDNARTPIQWTAAENAGFTDGEPWIKVNPNYPEINVADARGDPDSVWHYYRDLIAVRAEHDAIIYGDYSQIAAENEDVFAYVRSLDGERILVVIDFIGRSGTFELPDGVDREGLELLVANYGVSDPDPAEIDLRPWEARVYHDE
- a CDS encoding D-2-hydroxyacid dehydrogenase, yielding MSDAPAVLVLRKGTHGTPIEQYADALRERLPDATVTLARTPDEERDLIGDARYVTGMELDEDLLARADALEVFACAYAGTGHLPLDALEERGVAVTNASGVHGPNIGEHVLGAVLSFARRFHEGWRRQRRSEWRHYQAHELQGSTVTVVGMGAIGRSVVDRLEPFGVDTVGVRYSPEKGGPTDEVVGFDDLGEVAARTDYLVLACPLTDETRGLVGREEFVTLPPNAVLVNVARGPVVDTDALVTALRSNWIRGASLDVTDPEPLPEDHDLWNLGNVQITPHNAGHTPEYYERLADVVAGNAERHAAGEDLENRVI
- a CDS encoding bacterio-opsin activator domain-containing protein, whose protein sequence is MTPDDGRESAEEALGAVAAAGGEPLTTSEVADALDCSRRTAYNRLERLAERDEIESKKVGARGRVWWLHRDAEPRDDARPDDARPNDDGPPFEPRGETDPVRYPEALIDAVDDLLYVIDDSGALKWWNRSTVDVAGYDDHEIESMPATAFFEGDDRERIASAIAEGFETGSVRVEADMVTSAGERIPYEFAATRFDDPTGDTVLAGIGRDVTERRERERELERQRERLAVLNDLNAVVRRINEAIVDQSTREGIERTVCESLAAADTYEFAWIAEVDPRTDAVTIRAEAATRGYTDEVTLSADPDDPAGRGPTGKAVRTQEVQVVRNAFEDESFEPWREKAREYGFRASAAIPIVNEGTLYGVLGLYVDRGDAFDEAECEVVSQLGEVVGHAIAAGERKRALMSDELVEVEFRVEDVFDRLDADVRAAGAIDLDRTVPLGDDDFLVFGTAAADAVETLEAVGAELPHWEDVTLVDSDEGDETRFELRLTDPPVLTAVAAQGGYVERATFAGSDYHLSLRLPHSVDVRRVIDTVRETYPGAEMLSRRQVRASDDARIRAGETVHEDLTERQRSALEAALFSGLFEWPRESAGEDVAASLDVAPATFHQHLRNAQRKVFESVLTDPASRGE
- a CDS encoding DUF7344 domain-containing protein; the protein is MSSQPDFAVVRGPEFENESSVDPYDVLADERRRAALSELSDRDGPASLTELAHAVADRTEEGAASSPGEPDAVDRIRISLHHQHLPMLADAELIAYDVDRKVVYPTDLPETLE
- a CDS encoding enoyl-CoA hydratase/isomerase family protein; translated protein: MSDHDHVTVERVDGVGRIVMDRPDHHNALNREMAAELRDATADLVEDDDVRCLVLTGEGTAFNTGADLSTLEGDASDGRRLRGLASRLHGAVRNLAAAPMPTVTGVNGVAAGGGFGLALAADLVLVADEARFEFAYPEIALSGDGGSTYFLPRLVGHRRAREIALLDEPIPPEEAVSMGLATEVVPAGDFDDRLAELAATLADGPTRAYGATKRLLNRSYSRELPAQLAAETDSISSLASTGDYARGHAAFFEKEDPQFEGR